In the Uloborus diversus isolate 005 unplaced genomic scaffold, Udiv.v.3.1 scaffold_609, whole genome shotgun sequence genome, TCGGCTGAAAATTGGTAGGGAGGTAGCTTAGAGCCAGGAGATGgacataggatactttttatcCCGTTCTACAGCGTTCCCGTGTGACTTGACATGAAACGTCAGTCACTATAAAACGTGGTATAACAAAAAAGAATCAGACTTGGAATAACAAAACGCAAATGACAGCTATGTAATTGACGTAAAATGACAGCTATGTATTGACGTATAGATGACAATTTGATATTTGTAAGAAATCaatattaaaactatttctattaaataaataattaacaagtggattgaagtgaagtgaagtttAATTAATAATGCCGCGACCAAGACGATCGAATCTTTCCCGACAAAGCCGTAATGCAAGAAGAATACAAAATACTGCAAATGAAAGGACTGAAGAAGAACAAGAAATTGCACGTGAACAGCGCCGCGATAGTATGGCTCGACTTCGTGCTTCTCAATCACGAGAGCAAAGTGAATCAGCCCGTGAAACAGCTCGGTTGGCAATGCAGAATCGTCGAGCGAACAACAGAAGGCAACAAATAGATAATTTGCGACGCAGAACAAGATATTTAGCTGATTTGAATCGAGCAGCGTTTCGATACGATTGCAGCAATGATTACAGCTTGCATCCTAGCGTTTGCATTGGGCAAATGGACGTTGTTTGCGAGTATTGTGGTGCATTAAAGTTTTCCGGAGAAACGCCTGGATTATGCCGCCTTAATGGTAAAGTGAAATTGCCAGTGTTGACTCCGCCACATGAGCCATTGTATTCATTGCTTTGTGGCGAAACACAAGAATCACGTCACTTTCTTGCAAATACTCGAAAATACAATAGTTGTTTCCAAATGACGTCATTTGGGGCAGACATTATCGAAGAAGGAGGATTTAATCCGACatttaaggtatttatttttgtacttacatAGAATGTAGTTAAAGAATAACTTACTTTATCTATTGGTATGTATTATATTTGCTAATACTGAACTCTACTCTCCCACAGAAAAAGTGTTTATAACCCAGTTAATACTGTCTGGTTTTTATTTTGTAGATACAAGGACAGATTCACCATCGAATTGGATCATTACTACCTTTCGAAGATacacagaataaaatttttacaaatatatttcatGGGCAACATGGAAGAACAACTTGATCGACGCCTAGGGATCAATGCAGGAATGAAGCGAGCAATTATTCAAGACTTGCAGTGTCTGCTTCATGAACATCATGCGTTGGTCAGGTTGTTTAAGAGTGCTTTAGAGCAAATGCCAAATGATGACTATAAAGTTGTCATCAAAGCAGATAAACGACCATCTGGGACACACGAACGCACATTTAATGCTCCAACAGTAGACGAAGTTGCCATCCTGATTGTTGGTGAACAATTGGAAAAACGCGATATTGTGCTTACACGTCGCGATACTGGGCAACTGCAACAAATATCTGAAACTCATCGATCATATGACGCATTGCAATACCCACTGATGTTTTGGCAAGGAgaagatggatattattttaatattaaaatgataaATCCATTGAATGGTAAAGTATCAGTATCTTAATAATGGTTAATGTCTGTATTATTTGTCTTTGAAATGGttaattatcaaattttgaatttcaggtgAAGAAACTACAAAGAAAGTTAGCTCAATGAATTATTATGCATATCGTTTGATGATTCGTCAAAATGCTGACAACTATTTGCTGCGGTTTCGTCGATTGTTTCAGCAGTATTGCGTTGACATGTATGTAAAAATAGAAACGGAACGTTTAACATTTATTAGGTTGAACCAAGCCAAACTGCGTTCTGAGGAGTACGTCCATTTACGTGATGCAGTTAGTACTGAAGGAAATGCAGCTAATATTGGTCGATTAACTATTCTGCCGGCGACGTACATTGGTAGCCCACGTCATATGCATGAATATACACAAGATGCAATGACATATGTTCGTCATTACGGCCGGCCAGATCTCTTTATTACTTTTACCTGTAATCCAAAATGGATAGAAATTACTCAATTGCTGCTTCCCGGACAAACATCAAATGATAGACACGACATCACAGCACGTATATTCAGGCAAAAAATTCGGTCCCTGATGAACTTTATTGTTAAACAACGCGTCTTTGGAGATACTCGATGCTGGATGTATTCAATCGAATGGCAAAAGCGAGGCCTGCCGCACGCACACATTCTTATTTGGTTAGTGGAAAGAATTCAGCCTGACCAAATAGATGATATCATATGTGCCGAGATTCCTGATCATGAAGTCGATCCAGACCTACATGATGTTGTTACTACTAATATGATTCATGGACCGTATGGTGCCATCAATCCCCAATCACCTTGCATGGTCGATGGAAAGTGCTCTAAACGATATCCACGGAAATTAACGGCGGAGACTGTCACTGGCAACGATGGGTATCCGCTGTATCGGCGTCGATCACCAGATGGCAACGGTCGAACTGTCACAACGAAAGTGAAAAGAATGGATTTCGTTGTCGACAACAGTTGGATTGTTCCATATTCGCCACTTATTTCTAAAACGTTCAAGACACATTGCAACGTTGAATACTGCAATTCAGTTaagtcaataaaatatatttgcaaatatgTCACGAAAGGCAGTGATATGGCGGTTTTTGGATTGCAATCCTCAAATACCAACGATGAAATTTCACGCTATCAAGTTGGTCGTTATGTGAACTGTAATGAAGCGATTTGGCGTATATTCGCATTTCCAATTCACGAACGTCATCCTACTGTTATACATTTGGCGGTGCATCTGGAGAATGGTCAACAAGTATATTTCACGGCTTCGAATGCTACGCAACGTGCTGAAACACCTCCAGCAACTACATTGACCAGTTTTTTTGCAATGTGCCAAAGCGATCAGTTTGCACGAACTTTGCTTTACTCGGAGATGCCACGTTATTATACTTGGAATGCTTCATCCAAGAATTTTCAAAGACGGAAGCAAGGTGATGCGGTTCCTGGGTATCCAGATGTGCGTTCTACTGATGCTCTTGGTCGTATGTATACAGTTCATCCAAAGAATGATGAATGTTTCTATTTGCGGTTGTTGCTGGTAAATGTGCGTGGGCCAACTACAACTGTTAATGGTGTAATATTCCCAACATATCGTGCTGCATGTGAAGAATTGAACTTATTAGAAAACGATACCCATTGGGATACGACAATCGCTGAAGCCATTATCTCTGCATCTCCAAGTCAGATACGCACACTATTCGCTATCATAATTTCGACATGTTTTCCATCAAACCCATGTAACCTGTGGCACAAATACAAGGATAGTATGTCAGAAGATATTTTACATCAAAGTCGTGTCAGTTCCAGAAATCACGATATTGAGATGAATGAGGAGATACATAATCGTGCTTTACTCTTGATCGAAGATATGTGTTACCTCATGTGCGGTAATTTATTAATCAGGTTAGGAATGCCAGCGCCAAATCGTGAAATGAATGACGCATTTAATCGAGAATTGGAACGGGAACGTAAATATGATCACCAGGAATTAGATTTAGTAGTTCAAAGGAATGTACACCTGTTGAATTACCAACAAAAGGAAGTTTATGATACTTTAATGAAGGCAATCGCTGATGAAAATGGTGGTTTATATTTCCTAGATGCCCCTGGTGGAACTGGCAAGACATTCCTTATGTCATTAGTTTTAGCAACTGTTCGGGCGAGATCCAACATAGCGGTTGCAGTTGCTTCTTCTGGAATAGCAGCCACATTGTTAGAAGGATGCCGTACGGCTCATTCAGCATTCAAATTACCGTTAAATCTTCAAACTATTGAAGAACCAACGTGTAATATTGCAAAACACTCAGCAATGGCCAAAGTTTTAGCGGCATCGAAAATCATCATCTGGGACGAATGCACAATGGCGCATAAACGTGCATTAGAAGCACTTAACCGAACATTAAAAGATTTCCGCAATGACTCGAGATGTTTTGGAGGAGCAATGATTTTACTGTCTGGCGATTTCCGCCAAATACTGCCAGTAATTCCAAGATCTACGGCTGCCGATGAAATAAACGCTTGCCTCAAATCGTCAAATCTATGGCGCTATGTGAAGAAACTGCAGCTGACAACAAACATGAGAGTTACATTGCTTAATGATACATCTGCTGAAGATTTCTCGGAGCAATTGCTGACTATCGGTAATGGTCAAGTACCTGTCGATGAATCGAGCGGATTAATATCATTTCCaaataatttctgtaattttgtctcatCAAAAGACGAACTTATCAACAATGTATTTccaaatattatttctaactacaaaaataatgaatggttGAGTGAGCGAGCAATTTTAGCGGCTAAGAATAAAGATGTAGATGACCTGAACTACATAATTCAAAATAAGATCATTGGAACAATGCATTCATTCAAATCTATTGACTGCGTCACAAATGAAGATGAAGCCACTAACTatccaattgaatttttaaactctttGGACGTGCCTGGCTTACCACCGCACAATTTACGCCTAAAGGTTGGCTCCGTAGTAATCATGCTTCGAAACATAAACCAACCAAAACTGTGCAACGGTACGCGTTTGGTGGTTAGTAAATTGATGAACAATGTAATTTACGCTACGATAATGATAGGAAAATTCAAAGGTGAGGAAGTTCTCATTCCGAGGATCCCGATGATCCCAACCGATAtgccgtttgaatttaaaagacttCAATTTCCGATACGTCTTGCATTTGCCATGACCATCAACAAATCACAAGGCCAATCCTTAAAAGTTTGTGGTTTAAATctagaacattcatgtttttcacATGGTCAATTATGCGTGGCATGTTCACGGGTCGGAAGATGATCTGCGTTGTTTGTTTTTGCGCctgataataaaacaaaaaatgtcgtGTATTACAAGGTACTTAAGTGAAGAGCAACCTATGTACtaaaatacagaaataataatgaatgattaatgtagttatttaattttttttttgtattttttccaaaaaaaaaaaaaaaaaaaaacacaatctgCTTATTTATTGCCATTAAGGCGGAACAAAGTTCGCCGGGTCAGCTAGTTTttactaatccaga is a window encoding:
- the LOC129233670 gene encoding uncharacterized protein LOC129233670, with the translated sequence MPRPRRSNLSRQSRNARRIQNTANERTEEEQEIAREQRRDSMARLRASQSREQSESARETARLAMQNRRANNRRQQIDNLRRRTRYLADLNRAAFRYDCSNDYSLHPSVCIGQMDVVCEYCGALKFSGETPGLCRLNGKVKLPVLTPPHEPLYKDRFTIELDHYYLSKIHRIKFLQIYFMGNMEEQLDRRLGINAGMKRAIIQDLQCLLHEHHALVRLFKSALEQMPNDDYKVVIKADKRPSGTHERTFNAPTVDEVAILIVGEQLEKRDIVLTRRDTGQLQQISETHRSYDALQYPLMFWQGEDGYYFNIKMINPLNGEETTKKVSSMNYYAYRLMIRQNADNYLLRFRRLFQQYCVDMYVKIETERLTFIRLNQAKLRSEEYVHLRDAVSTEGNAANIGRLTILPATYIGSPRHMHEYTQDAMTYVRHYGRPDLFITFTCNPKWIEITQLLLPGQTSNDRHDITARIFRQKIRSLMNFIVKQRVFGDTRCWMYSIEWQKRGLPHAHILIWLVERIQPDQIDDIICAEIPDHEVDPDLHDVVTTNMIHGPYGAINPQSPCMVDGKCSKRYPRKLTAETVTGNDGYPLYRRRSPDGNGRTVTTKVKRMDFVVDNSWIVPYSPLISKTFKTHCNVEYCNSVKSIKYICKYVTKGSDMAVFGLQSSNTNDEISRYQVGRYVNCNEAIWRIFAFPIHERHPTVIHLAVHLENGQQVYFTASNATQRAETPPATTLTSFFAMCQSDQFARTLLYSEMPRYYTWNASSKNFQRRKQGDAVPGYPDVRSTDALGRMYTVHPKNDECFYLRLLLVNVRGPTTTVNGVIFPTYRAACEELNLLENDTHWDTTIAEAIISASPSQIRTLFAIIISTCFPSNPCNLWHKYKDSMSEDILHQSRVSSRNHDIEMNEEIHNRALLLIEDMCYLMCGNLLIRLGMPAPNREMNDAFNRELERERKYDHQELDLVVQRNVHLLNYQQKEVYDTLMKAIADENGGLYFLDAPGGTGKTFLMSLVLATVRARSNIAVAVASSGIAATLLEGCRTAHSAFKLPLNLQTIEEPTCNIAKHSAMAKVLAASKIIIWDECTMAHKRALEALNRTLKDFRNDSRCFGGAMILLSGDFRQILPVIPRSTAADEINACLKSSNLWRYVKKLQLTTNMRVTLLNDTSAEDFSEQLLTIGNGQVPVDESSGLISFPNNFCNFVSSKDELINNVFPNIISNYKNNEWLSERAILAAKNKDVDDLNYIIQNKIIGTMHSFKSIDCVTNEDEATNYPIEFLNSLDVPGLPPHNLRLKVGSVVIMLRNINQPKLCNGTRLVVSKLMNNVIYATIMIGKFKGEEVLIPRIPMIPTDMPFEFKRLQFPIRLAFAMTINKSQGQSLKVCGLNLEHSCFSHGQLCVACSRVGR